A stretch of DNA from Paenibacillus sp. FSL W8-0186:
TTCTATTTCTTGCTTATGCCATGAAAACCTTGCCTATGGGGACCGCGTATGCAATTTGGACAGGAATTGGTGCATCTGGCGGAGCGATTTTAGGAATGTTGCTATATGGCGAGTCAAAAGACTGGAAAAGAATTTTTTTTATAGCTATGGTATTAGGAGCTGCTATTGGTTTAAAGCTAGTCTCGTAAAGCATTCAACATCCTCATTTGCGTAAAAAAAGCGGCCGAAATCTCACTAAGGAGCTTCGGTCGCTTTATTTGTGTATTGAACGGGTCAAACCCGTTTGGTTGCTTCGCTGAACCGGTCTTTGATCCGTTTGCTGTTGCGTTTCATTGCGGTGCGCTGCTCGCGCAATATTTGCGAGGAGCTCTTCTTGGAAGGAGCGAACAACAGCGCTTCCTTGGGCTGGGTGCCTATAGCTTCGGTAACTTTCCCGTTCTTCGAGACGAATACTCCGGTGCTCACGACTGCATCCCTCCTAGAATCAGCTTGATCAACTCGATCATCAAAGGATTTTTACTAATTATAGCATCGTTTGCGGCTTCTTTGTAGTGGATGAATTTCTTATAATCCCAATCCGGGTCGGCCGGAAAATGAAGGGTCAGTACTAAGTTACCCGTTCGCATGCAATAATAAAACATGTTCTTCGACGCTTTGAAAAATACCTGTTCCTCTTGGTCTCCCATATGATACGTAAGCACGTTATAGGAGCTATGATCGTCGAGCTTGTAGCAAGCTGCCCCTGCCGCGCTGCCTACCTTGGCAACTAACCGGAGACAATCATCCTCCTGCCGATATAAGGTAGCCGCGCAGCATTCTCCGTAAAACCCAACGGTCTCTGCAACATAGGAACCGTAGCTGTGCTCGATGCGGCCGCCGGCCATCCGTGACTTGATGACCTCCAGAAATTCCTCGCTTTGCTGCAGGCCCGTAATTTCGAGCTGCGGGATAAGCTGGTACAGCAAATCGACCGCTTCGTCGAATTGCTCAAGCCTGAAGCTAGTCTGCTCTATGGATTGTTCGAGGGGCAGGAGCAGCGAACCGCGGCGGAGCAAATCGCTGAAATAAGCCTTCCAGTCGATCGGTACGCCCAGTGACAAATCGTCGATGTATATTTTGCGGAGGGTCATGTCGTATAGAAAATACCATACATAAGGCTCAACGTTGGAAGGGATGGTATGATATGCGCTAAGGAAATCCATAATATGTAATGGGGAAGGGAAACGTTCCTCGTCATTAATGTATTGGTCGATGAACTGATCGATCAGCGGTTTGATTATGGTGAAAAAAACGGATTTGATCTCCGTATCCGCAAATACGAGAATAAGCTTGCCCTGCTCATGCGCCTTGATAAATTCCATATGCGTTACCGTGATTCCGGACGCAGCATTGTAAGTTCCCGATTTGCTCCCCAGGAACAGCAAATAAATATCGCATGCCTCAACCGCTTCAAGGCATTTCTTGATTGAATCGATATGGGCTGGCCAAGGCCCCAGATTTTCCTCCCACATCAAAGGATCATGACCGAGGGATACCAGCTCGCGGAAAGCAGCTCGGCGAAGCGGTTTCAGGCCATCTTCATTTACGGAGCTAATGAACACTTTAGTTCTCGCCACGCCAGAGGGTCACCCCCTTAAGTTGGATTTTATTCCCATTATAAACGAGTTGGTTGGGAATAGATAGCGTCGTTTTAGGATAAATGGGTTAAGTAATTGTTCCTATTGCATTTGTTTTTTTCATCATGTAATATATAAAACAGTGTTACTAAATAAAAGTAAGTAAATATTCAAAAGATAAGGAGAATTTCAGCATGAGTCAATTTTTGGACGAAATCAAAGTAAGACGCAGTGTGTACGCTATTAGCAAGGAAGAGGTTATTTCGGATCAACGTGTAGAAGAAATCGTTGCCGAGGCCGTACTACACACGCCGTCATCCTTCAACTCGCAAAGCGCGCGCGTAGTCGTTCTGTTCGGTGAGCAGCACGACAAGCTGTGGGATATTACGAAAGAAACGCTGAGAGCAATCGTACCGGCAGACAGCTTCGGACCGACCGAAGAGAAGATGGCTGCATTCCGCAGCGGGCGCGGCACGGTACTCTTCTTTGAGGATCAAGAAGTCATTCAAGGGCTTCAAGAGCAATTCGCGCTGTACAAAGACAATTTCCCCGTGTGGTCTGAACAATCTTCGGGCATGCTGCAATTCGTAATATGGACAGCCCTGGCTAACGAAGGCGTTGGCGCTTCGCTGCAGCACTATAATCCGCTGATCGACGAGAAGGTTCAGCAGGAATGGAACATTCCGGCTTCCTGGAAGCTGATCGCGCAAATGCCGTTTGGCAAACCAGTAGCCGAGCCGGGAGAGAAGCCATTCAATCCGATTGAAAGCCGTTTGAAAGTATTTAAGTAATCGCACTGTAAACATAAAAAGGGAAGGCATCCTGAAGATGCTTTCCCTTTTTCTTGCACTCCGTTATTCGTCGCAATCACATATTGGCGAGGTCAGCCAGATATCCTTGAAATCCATCCAGCCCAGGCGGTTAATGCCGATTCCGCGGATGGAGGGGTGGACATAGGTATTGATTTTGCGGTGAACGAGAAACAAAAATTGAGCCTCGTCCTGCAGCCGGAACTCGATTTGCTGAAAAAGAGCACTGCGCGCCTCGATCGAGGCCGTCGCCAAAATTTCCTTGGCAATCCCAAATATCCATCTGCGCAAATTGTGCTCCATGTGGTTATAAATAAAACTCTGGCTTTGAAGGTAAGTTTCCAACTGGCATACCTCGTCATCCGCGAAGGCAAGGCAGGTCAATATGCAGTCGGCTTCCGCGCCAATGCCTTCGTCACTACACTCGCTGACCGTAACATAATTTATACGGACATTTATACCGACTGAAGCGCATTGCTCCGCAAACCAGCTGGCATCCTCGCTTTGATGAAGGGTCGTAATCAGGTCAAGCGGGGTTCCGTCATAGCCGGATTCCTGAAGCAGCTGCAGGGCGGCGTCCCGGTCATACCGGAATGCGCTGCTGGCGAGGCGTTCCTCGCGGGGCAAGAAACCTCGGGCAGGAGCTCCTCGCTCCACATCTTGAATCAGCTGCCTTCGGTCGATAATCAGATTCACGGCCTGGCGGAACGACAAGGACTGCTGCGGGCCTGGTTTGTTGCGGTTCCAGCTTATCAGGCTGCAGTTCTTCCCCAAGCTTTCGATTTGGTTCCAATCCTTCTCCGGCTTGCTTGGAAACCGTGCCTCGTTGTCGATAAGCTTCTCCCATCTCAGCCTGGAAGAACCGGGGATCTCTTCGGGAAGGATGACGATGTTCACCGCATCCAGGTAGGCCCTTCCTAGGAAATACTCGGTGTTCACGGAAAGGTTGATGAGGTTCGAACTCCAATGGGTCAGCCGAAAAGCGCCCGTGCCGATAGGCATCCTCCAGAACTTCTCTTCATCCTCGCTGACCAAATCTGCGGGCAAAATCGCCGCGCATGCGGAGCAGAGCATACGCGGGAGCAGCCAATTGGGCTGCTTCAGAACGATTTTGACCGTAATCGGGTTCAGCGCCTCGACGCGGTCCATTGTAAAAAGCAGCCATTCGTTCATTGAGCGATTCCGAAGCCGATTAAAGGTAAATACGACGTCATGAGCAGTCAGCTCGCGTTTATGGTGGAAACGCACGCCTTTTCGGAGGTGAAAAACCCACTGTGTTCCATCATCATTGCTCTCCCAATGATGGGCGAGCATCGGTACGACCTTCGAATTTTCATCGGATTCGTATTGCACGAGCCGATCGAATATTTGTCGTGTGAGATGAGCGTCAAAGCTATGGAACAGATTGGCGGGATCAAGCGTCAGCGGGGCACGGTATACCGGCAAGCGGAACAAATCGATGCAGCCTGCTGAATTGGAATTTTCCTCTTCGCTGTAGCCAAACTGGCCATTGAGCCACTTCATGAACTGATCGAGAACCACCAGGTCCTCCTCATACTGATTCAGCACCTCAAACGCGGTCCGGTATTCGCCTTTGTCGGCCAGGCGCTGTGCATACTGAAGAAGAAACTCGTCTCGCGGGACGCGGAACTCGATCCGCGAGCGGTTGCCGCGTCCTCGTCCAGGGTGCCATACAATGAGCTCTTCCTCTTCGAGCTTGCGGACGATCAGCTTGACATTCCTCTCTGTGCAATGAAACAGCTTGGTCAATTCGTTTAAAGTGACTTCCTTGTCCATGACAGAGCCAGCCGGGATATCCCTCGCGATATATTCATTCAATAGTGCCAAATAACGTTCTTCTGTAAGCATAAAAATACCACCTCATTGCGGTATAAATTGGGCTTGATCCTCTAAAAGGGGAATTACTTGTTCAATAGTGTACTCTTTTTCTTCCTGATTTTGAAGCAGATAATGGAAATATATATAAAGGGTCCAAAAGTAAGGGGTGGGAGAGAATGTACACAGAGGAGTTATATCGTTTAGAAAGAGATCTGAAGTTGTTTCATCATCATCCACAGCAATACAGAGTGAATGAGGAAGGCAGAATCGTTGGATTGAAGAGGCGGCCAATGAAGAGGAGGGCAGCACTTCGCTTGCTGCGTTCTTTCGCCAGCTTGGTGAAATTCTAAGGCGACGACGGGGAAACCCGTCGTCGCCTCGTCTTTGTTTGATATAGAAATCGGTAAAAGATGAAGATGATAACCTCAAGCGAGCGCCTTGCGGAATTCTTCCGTTATAAGGGGAACTACCTCGAATAAGTCACCGACGATCCCGTAATCCGCTATTCTGAAGATCGGGGCTTCCGGGTCTTTATTGATGGCGATAATGATCCCGGAGTGGCTCATGCCCGCTAAATGCTGGATGGCACCGCTTATTCCGCACGCGATGTAAATTTGCGGCGTGACTACTTTGCCGGTTTGGCCGATTTGCAGCGCGTAATCGCAGTATCCGGCATCACATGCTCCGCGGGAAGCGCCGACTGCTCCGCCCAGCACCTCGGCAAGCTGTTCGAGCGGCTTAAAGCCTTCCGCGCTCTTCACGCCGCGGCCGCCGGAGACGACGATTTGCGCTTCGGCCAAATCGACGCGCCCCGACGCTTTGGTAATGACATCTTTAATTATAGTTCTAAGATTGACGGGAGCTGTGTATGCATGCTGAATAATTTCCCCAGGGGAGCCTGCTTCCGCGGCGGGAGGGATGTTGTTGGGCCGTACAGTGATAATATGCGGACCGTTGATGAATCGCTTCTGCTCGAAGGCTTTACCCGCATAAACAGGCCGTGTAAAAAGAAGCTCGGAGCCGTTTCTGTGTATGGCTGTCACATCGGAGATTTGCCCGGCCTGAAAATGGGCGGCCAGCATGGGGGCGAGATCCCGTCCCATCGCAGTATGGCCAAGGACAATGGCGCAGGGCTCCAAGGACTCCAGCACGGGAATGATGGCGGAGCAGTATGTTTCGGCTAAATAATGCTCCAAATCAGGATGATCCAAGACATGCACTTGCCCGGATACGTAACGGGACAGCTGGCTGGCTGGCTCGGACAAATTATGCCCAAGAAGCAAGGCGGAGATCCTATCGCCTTCTTCGGCGGTGAGCCGCGCCGCTTCGATCGCCTCCAGGCAGACCTGGCGGAGCTGCCCGCTGCGCACCTCCGCGATGACCACATAATGTTTGCTCATCGATATTCCTCCCTTGGGTTATTAAATCGCTTTGGCATCGGAACGCAGCAGGGATACCAGCTGTGCGGCCTGTTCCTTCAGCTCGCCCTGCAGAATTTGTCCGGCCTGTCTCTGTGGAGGCAGAGAGAGGGAGATTCGCTCCGTGCGGGGGGCGATTTCCGCATCCGACAAGCCTAGCTC
This window harbors:
- a CDS encoding multidrug efflux SMR transporter, translated to MAWASLVAAGLFEMFGVSMINKLHKDRSWQSIALLILGFGASFLFLAYAMKTLPMGTAYAIWTGIGASGGAILGMLLYGESKDWKRIFFIAMVLGAAIGLKLVS
- a CDS encoding DUF4062 domain-containing protein, which translates into the protein MARTKVFISSVNEDGLKPLRRAAFRELVSLGHDPLMWEENLGPWPAHIDSIKKCLEAVEACDIYLLFLGSKSGTYNAASGITVTHMEFIKAHEQGKLILVFADTEIKSVFFTIIKPLIDQFIDQYINDEERFPSPLHIMDFLSAYHTIPSNVEPYVWYFLYDMTLRKIYIDDLSLGVPIDWKAYFSDLLRRGSLLLPLEQSIEQTSFRLEQFDEAVDLLYQLIPQLEITGLQQSEEFLEVIKSRMAGGRIEHSYGSYVAETVGFYGECCAATLYRQEDDCLRLVAKVGSAAGAACYKLDDHSSYNVLTYHMGDQEEQVFFKASKNMFYYCMRTGNLVLTLHFPADPDWDYKKFIHYKEAANDAIISKNPLMIELIKLILGGMQS
- a CDS encoding nitroreductase family protein; translation: MSQFLDEIKVRRSVYAISKEEVISDQRVEEIVAEAVLHTPSSFNSQSARVVVLFGEQHDKLWDITKETLRAIVPADSFGPTEEKMAAFRSGRGTVLFFEDQEVIQGLQEQFALYKDNFPVWSEQSSGMLQFVIWTALANEGVGASLQHYNPLIDEKVQQEWNIPASWKLIAQMPFGKPVAEPGEKPFNPIESRLKVFK
- a CDS encoding ABC transporter substrate-binding protein, with protein sequence MLTEERYLALLNEYIARDIPAGSVMDKEVTLNELTKLFHCTERNVKLIVRKLEEEELIVWHPGRGRGNRSRIEFRVPRDEFLLQYAQRLADKGEYRTAFEVLNQYEEDLVVLDQFMKWLNGQFGYSEEENSNSAGCIDLFRLPVYRAPLTLDPANLFHSFDAHLTRQIFDRLVQYESDENSKVVPMLAHHWESNDDGTQWVFHLRKGVRFHHKRELTAHDVVFTFNRLRNRSMNEWLLFTMDRVEALNPITVKIVLKQPNWLLPRMLCSACAAILPADLVSEDEEKFWRMPIGTGAFRLTHWSSNLINLSVNTEYFLGRAYLDAVNIVILPEEIPGSSRLRWEKLIDNEARFPSKPEKDWNQIESLGKNCSLISWNRNKPGPQQSLSFRQAVNLIIDRRQLIQDVERGAPARGFLPREERLASSAFRYDRDAALQLLQESGYDGTPLDLITTLHQSEDASWFAEQCASVGINVRINYVTVSECSDEGIGAEADCILTCLAFADDEVCQLETYLQSQSFIYNHMEHNLRRWIFGIAKEILATASIEARSALFQQIEFRLQDEAQFLFLVHRKINTYVHPSIRGIGINRLGWMDFKDIWLTSPICDCDE
- a CDS encoding electron transfer flavoprotein subunit alpha/FixB family protein codes for the protein MSKHYVVIAEVRSGQLRQVCLEAIEAARLTAEEGDRISALLLGHNLSEPASQLSRYVSGQVHVLDHPDLEHYLAETYCSAIIPVLESLEPCAIVLGHTAMGRDLAPMLAAHFQAGQISDVTAIHRNGSELLFTRPVYAGKAFEQKRFINGPHIITVRPNNIPPAAEAGSPGEIIQHAYTAPVNLRTIIKDVITKASGRVDLAEAQIVVSGGRGVKSAEGFKPLEQLAEVLGGAVGASRGACDAGYCDYALQIGQTGKVVTPQIYIACGISGAIQHLAGMSHSGIIIAINKDPEAPIFRIADYGIVGDLFEVVPLITEEFRKALA